In the Clostridium sp. 'White wine YQ' genome, TTTGGACCTAGACTCATAGGTGTAAAAATTGGTGAAACAGATTACTGCTTAAGAGTTCTTCCTTTTGGAGGTAGAGTAGCTATGCTCGGGGAAGAAGGTAGTGATGATGAAGCAGAAGGAGTAGATTATAGCAGAAGTTTAAATGCTAAACATCCTTTAAGAAAAATTTCAATAATAATAGCTGGTGTAGCAATGAATTACCTATTAGCAATTATTATTTTCTTAGTTATGGCTTTAAACTTGGGTATTACTTTACCAGAAATAAAAGAAGTTATCCCAAATTCAGCTGCAGAGCAAGTTGGATTAAAGCCTGGAGATAAATTTCTTAAAATAGACGATGTTAACATATTAACAGCTGATGATGTTACTGTGGCAGTAGCTATGTCTAAAGGTAATGAAATGAAAGTTAAGATACAAAGTGAAAGTGGTATAAAGGATTTAGCATTAACCCCTAAATTAAATAAAGATACAGGGTCCTATCAAATAGGTTTTTACTTTAATGGTATAGAAAAGCCTTCATTTGGCCAAAGTGTTACTTATAGCATGAAAGAAACAGTATCTTTAGTAAAACAAACTTTCTTAGGCTTTAAGCAAATTTTCTCTGGAAAAGCAAATCTTAAAACTGATGTTGGCGGACCAGTGACTATAATTAAAATGAGTGGAGCTGCTGCGAAAGCTGGTATATGGAATCTTTTATTCTTTGTTGCATTAATATCAGTGAATTTGGCAGTATTAAATTTATTACCATTTCCAGCATTAGATGGTGGTTGGGCCTTCTTTATATTAATTGAATTAATAACTGGAAAGAAAATACCACCTAGATTCCTAAACGCAGTTAATTCTGTAGGATTAATGGTTCTTTTGGGATTGATGGTCTTAGTAACAATTAAAGATATAATTTTTCCAGTTAATTTTTAGGAGTGTAAATAAATGAATAGAAAAGAAACAAGAAAAATAAAGGTTGGTAACATATATATCGGTGGAGATAGTAGAATTACTGTTCAATCCATGACCAATACAGATACAAGAGATGCTGAAAGTACAATTAAACAAATAAGAGAGCTACAAATAGCAGGTTGTGATATAATAAGATCTGCAGTACCTGATATGGAGGCAGCAGAACAAATTTCTAAAATTGTTAAAGGAATTAGCATTCCTTTAGTAGCTGATATTCATTTTGATTATAGATTAGCTTTAGAGTCTATTAAAAATGGTGTTTCTGCTATAAGAATAAACCCTGGTAACATAGGTTCAATGGAAAGAGTAAAAATGGTTGCTGAAGCTTGCAAGGATAAAGGAATTCCTATAAGAATCGGAGTAAATTCTGGCTCTTTAGAGAAGGAACTTTTAGAGAAGTATGGAAAGCCATGCCCAGAGGCATTTGTTGAAAGTGCTCTAAAAAGTGCTGCAATCTTAGAAAGCGTAAATTTTAGAGATATAGTAATATCCATTAAATCATCTAATGTAAATACAATGATAGAAAGCTATAGATTAATGAGTGAAAAATCTGATTATCCGTTGCACCTTGGAGTAACTGAATCAGGTACGCCTTGGAGAGGAACAATTAAATCCTCTATTGGTATAGGCACACTTTTATCTGAAGGAATAGGAGATACTTTGAGGGTATCCTTAACAGGAGATCCTATTGAAGAAGTTAAAGTTGGTAATGAAATTCTTAAAGCACTTGATATAAAAAAAGGTGGGATAGAATTCGTATCATGTCCTACTTGCGGAAGAACTCAAATAGACCTTATAAAGATAGCCAATATAGTTGAACAAAAGCTAGCTGAATGTAAGAAAGATATTAAAGTTGCTATAATGGGATGCGTAGTAAATGGTCCTGGTGAAGCAAGAGAAGCTGATATTGGAATAGCTGGTGGAAAAGGCGAAGGTATTATATTTAAAAAAGGTGAGATTTTAAAGAAAGTAAAAGAAGAATATTTAGTTGAAGAACTAATGAAAGAAATTGATAAATTATAATTTAAAGAAGGGTAACCCCTTCTTTAAATATTTTAACTATGGGAGGATTTATTCTTGAGTAAGGAATTTATTGATTCAATAAAAAATGAAATAGAAAAAATAGAAGCCTTAGAAGATAAGAATATTCGAATTTCTGGTTTTCAATTTATGAAGAAAAGCAATAAATTGAAGGCTGTAATTAGAAGTAGTGAATCTCTTTCAAATGAGGAAGAAAAGATACTAAAAAATATAATAACAAAAAAATTAAATCTTAGTTTACATATTGATGTAATAACATTAATAGATATTTCTAACATAACGTTACAAGAAGTGGTTAATAAACATTGGAATGAATTAGTTCAAGAGATAATAAAGAAACATCCTCTAGCTAAAGAGATACTTTTATCAGGTAAGAAAGAGGTTAATGATAATTCTATAGTTATTTCTTATGGTTCAGAAATATTAATAAAGGTTGCAAAGTCTCAAAAAATCCAAGACTTATTAAAAAGGTATATTTCATATCTTTTCGGCATAACGGCACTAGTATCGTTTAAATTTGATGAAAATATAGATGCTGCAATAAGTAAGGAATACGAATCTTTTAAAAAGCAAGAAACTGAGAAGATTATAAAAGAAATTAAAACTGTAGTTGCAACTTCAGTTACTAAAGACTCAAAACCAAAAGAAAATCAACAAAAGTATTCTAATCAGGAAAGTAAGGATACAAAAATTGATAATGAAAATCTAATAATGGGTAGAGTTATTATGGAAAACTCTGTTCCTATAAAGAGTATAAGTGAAGAGTCTGGAACCGTAGCGATTACAGGTGAAATCTTTAAAGTTGAAGCTAGAGAAACTAAAAGTGGTAAAATACTACTTACTTTCTTTATTACTGATTATTCCTCTTCTATTATTGCTAAAGCCTTCCTTAATTCAAAAGTACAAGAAAGAGTTTTGGAAAATGTTAAAAAGGGATTATACTGCAAAATACGAGGAGAAGCTAGATATGATAATTATTCAAGAGAAGTAACCTTCAATGTTAAAGATATAGTTAAAATGCAAAAAATACAAAAGCAAGATCTAAGTGATGAAAAAAGAGTAGAGTTACATTGTCATACTACAATGAGTACAATGGACGCTGTTACTTCAGCATCAAAACTAATTGAAAGAGCAGCCAAATGGGGACATCCAGCTATAGCCATTACAGATCACGGTGTAGTTCAAGCATTCCCAGAAGCTATGGATGCTGCAAAAAAACATGGTATTAAAGTAATCTATGGAGTTGAAGGATATTTAGTTGATAATGGTGTACCTATTGCACTTAATGAAAAGGGAGAATCTTTAGATGATACTTATGTAGTTTTCGATTTAGAAACCACAGGTTTCTCCTCAAAAAATGATGAAATTATTGAAATAGGTGCCGTAAAAGTTCAAAATGGTTCAATAATTGATAACTTCTCTACATTTGTTAATCCTGGAAGAGGTATTCCTTATAATATTACCGAATTAACTTCAATTACAGATGACATGGTAGCAAATGCACCTTCAATTGAAGAGATTCTACCTAAATTTTTAGAATTTTGTACAGATAGTGTTCTAGTTGCACATAATGCTAATTTTGATACATCTTTTATAAAAACAAGCTGCAGTAAATATTCATTACCTTTTGATTTTACTATTATAGATACAGTTCCTTTAGCTAGATTCTTATATCCTGAGCTTAAAAGAGTGAAGCTAAATATAGTAGCAAAACATTTAGGTATTTCACTAGAAAATCATCATAGAGCTGTTGATGATGCAAAAGCTACAGCTGAAATATTATTAAAATGTTTTGAGAAGATTAAAGAGGACTTAAACATATTTGATTTAAAGAAATTAAATGAAGAATTTTTAAGTAATGTAGATATTAAAAAACTTCCAGCATACCACATAATATTATTAGCCAAAAATCAAGCTGGACTTAAAAACCTATATAACCTTATAAGTATTTCACATTTAGATAATTTCTTTAAAAGACCTAGAATACCTAAAACATTACTAGAGCAGTATAGAGAAGGACTAATTATAGGTTCTGCCTGCGAAGCCGGTCAAGTCTATAAAGAGATTCTTTCTGGTAAGAGTGATGAAGAGTTAGAAGATATTGTTAGATCTTATGACTATTTAGAAATTCAGCCTATAGCTAATAATAATTTTCTTATTGAAAAAGGAAATGTAAAAGATGAGGAAGAGCTTAAAAATATAAATAGAAGAATTTATGATTTAGGTAAAAAGTATGGAAAGGATACAGTTGCAACCTGTGATGTTCACTTTATAGATCCAGAAGATGCAATCTATAGAGCAATTATACTTGCTGGACAGGGTTTTGGTGATGCTGATAGTCAGCCACCGTTATATCTTAGAACTACTGATGAAATGCTTAAGGAATTTAGCTATTTAGGGGCTGATATAGCAAAAGAAGTTGTTATTACAAATCCAAATAAGATTGCAGACTCAGTTGATTCATGTAAGCCAATTCCAGATGAAACATATCCTCCTAAAATTGATGGAGCAGAAGATGATATTAAAAATATGACTTTAAATAAAGTTCATAGTATTTACGGTGATAACCTACCTGAAGTAGTTCAGAAGAGATTAGATAAAGAATTAAATTCTATAATTTCAAATGGTTATGCGGTACTATATTTGATTGCACAAAAGCTTGTTGCAAAATCAATTTCAGATGGATATCTAGTTGGTTCAAGAGGATCTGTAGGTTCTTCCTTCGTAGCTACAATGTCAGATATAACTGAGGTTAATGGATTACCTCCACACTATGTATGTCCAAATTGCAAAAAATCTGAATTCTTTTTAGACGGATCTATAAGTTCAGGTGCAGATTTACCTGATAAAAATTGTCCGGATTGTGGAACTCTCTATAAAAAAGATGGTCATGATATTCCATTTGAAACCTTCTTAGGTTTTGAAGGTGATAAAGAGCCCGATATAGATTTAAATTTCTCTGGAGATAATCAGGGAGTCATCCATAGGTATACGGAAGTTCTATTTGGAAAAGGGTATACATTTAAAGCAGGTACAATAGGTACAGTTGCTGAAAAAACTGCATACGGATATGTAAGAAAATATCTAGATGAGAGAAATATTATTACATCATCAGCAGAAATAGAACGTCTAACTATAGGGTGTACAGGAATAAAAAGAACTACAGGACAGCATCCAGGTGGAATTATGGTTGTTCCTAGAGATAATGATATCCATAATTTTTGTCCCGTACAGCATCCAGCAGACGATAGTGAATCAGATGTAGTAACAACACATTTCGATTATCACTCAATAAGTGGTAGACTTCTAAAGTTAGATATACTTGGTCACGACGATCCAACCGTTTTAAGAATGTTACAAGACTTAACAGGCTTAGATCCAAAGACAATCCCTCTTCATGATGACAAAGTTTTAAGCTTGTTTACTAGCCCTGATGCGTTAGGAGTAACAAAGGAAGAACTTGAATGTGAAGTAGGTACTTATGGACTTCCTGAGTTTGGAACCAAATTCGTTAGACAAATGCTTTTAGATACTAAACCACAAACCTTTGCCGATTTGGTTAGAATTTCAGGCCTTTCTCATGGTACTGATGTATGGCTTAATAATGCTCAATATTATATAAAAGAAGGATATACTACATTAGGCGAATGTATCTCTACAAGAGATGACATTATGGTTTACTTAATTTACAAAGGAGTTCCCCCTAAAACTGCATTTAACATAATGGAGAAAGTAAGAAAAGGAAAAGGTGTATCAGAGGAATATGAGCAAATAATGAAAGAAAATAATGTTCCTGAATGGTATATTGAATCTTGTAAAAAGATTAAATACATGTTCCCTAAAGGCCACGCGGTGGCTTATGTTATGATGGCAGTAAGAATAGCTTACTTTAAGGTTTATTATCCATTAGCCTATTATGCAACCTACTTTACAGTTAGAGCTGATGATTTTGATGCGGATTTAATTTGTAAGGGAGAAGCTGCTATTAAAAATAAATTACAAGAACTTTATGAACTTGGTAACAATGTTACTCAAAAAGATAAAGGTTTGACTACTATTTTAGAAATTTCCTTTGAAATGATTAAGAGAGGCTTCAAATTCTTAAAAGTAGATCTATATAAATCCCATGCTACAAAATTCTTAATTGAAGATGGATTTATAAGACCACCAATAAATTCTTTACAAGGTGTTGGTGCAAATGCAGCAAAGAGTATAGCTGAATGTAGAGAGAATGGTGAATTTATCTCAAAAGAAGATTTAAGATTACGAGCCAAGGTTTCTAAGACTGTAATTGAAACCTTATCTAATCATGGTTGCTTAGAAGGATTAGGTGAAACTAATCAAATATCCTTATTTGGTTAAATTTCTTTCTAAAGGGTATTGTAATAAATTTCTACCTATGATATTATAACTTATGAAGCTTAATTAATAGAAACAGGAAGGGAGTGGACAATTGTCCGCTCTTTCTATTTTATGAAACGCAACTCCTAAGGTTGCGTTTTTAGTTAGGTTTCATAGTTTATATTCAATATAGTCGTAAATAAAGTTTCTCTATTAAAACCCTTAGCTTAGGCTATACTAAATGTAAACTATAATAAATTTTTAAGGAGGTACATTATGAGTGAAATAGAAAACAAATTACATGAACTAGTTAAACCAATAGTAGAAGACAACGGATATGAGCTATATCATGTAGAATATGTTAAAGAACAAAATGAGTATTATTTAAGAATATATATAGATTCTACTAATGGAATATCACTTAATGACTGTGAAACAGTAAGTAGAGCAGTAAGTGATATGTTAGATGTAACTGATCCAATTAAAGACCAATATTATTTAGAAGTTTCTTCTCCAGGTATTGATAGACAATTATTTACTGAAGAACATATTGCAAAAAGCATAGGTTTACAAGTTTTAGTTAAGCTATCAAAAGCTGTTGATGGTCATAAGAACATAAAAGGAAAATTACTTGAAACTACTGAGAATGAAATTATTGTAGAAAACGATAATGATAAAGTTACAATACCTAAAGAAAAGATTAAAACCATAAATATTATAGGTGAGATATAAATTAAGGGAGGGTATATTAATGAATGAAGAATTCATTACAGCATTAAGAGAGATAATTAAAGATAAAGGGATTAGTGAGGATTTGATTTTTGCTACAATTGAAGATGCTCTAATAAATGCCTATAAGAAAAACTATTCATTTGGTAGTGATAGAGGAGCTCAAAACGTAAGAATTAGTATCAATAAAGACACTGGAGAAATTCATGTTTACTCACAAAGAGAAGTAGTTGAAGATGTATACGATGCACTTACTGAAATTGAACTACCTGATGCAAAGGAAATTAATCCTAATTATGAATATGGTGATATAGTTGAAATTGAAGTTACTCCAAGAAATTTTGGTAGAGTAGCTGCTATGCAAGCTAAACAAGTTGTTTTGCAAAGAATTAAAGAAGCAGAACGTAAAATTGTTTACAATGAATTCAAAGAAAAAGAATTCGACATTATCTCTGGTACTGTTATAAGAAAAGATAGAGGTAACGTTTTTGTTGATTTAGGTAAATTAGAAGCAATATTAGGACCTAATGAACAAATGGCAGGAGAAGCTTATAATTTTAATGAAATGTTAAAGTTATATATAGTTGAAGTTAAAAACGGTTCAAAAGGACCTCAAGTATTAGTTTCAAGAACTCATCCTGGATTAGTTAGAAGACTTTTTGAACTTGAAGTTCCTGAAATATATTCAGGTGTTGTTGAGATAAAATCAATAGCTAGAGAAGCTGGTTCAAGAACTAAGATTGCTGTATACTCAAATGAAGAAGATGTTGATCCAATGGGAGCTTGCGTAGGTCCTAAAGGTCAAAGAGTTCAAAATATCGTTAATGAACTAAAAAATGAAAAGATAGATATAATTAAATGGAGCAAGGAACCTGAAGAATTTATAGCTAATGCATTAAGCCCATCTAAAGTTCTAGATGTTCAAGTTGATGAAGATAATAAATCAGCTAAAGTTGTAGTTGACGATTCCCAGCTTTCACTAGCAATAGGTAAAGAAGGCCAAAATGTTAGACTTGCTGCAAAATTAACTAACTGGAAAATTGACATTAAAAGCAAATCTCAAGTAGAAGAATAAAAAGAATAGAGAGGTGTTTTTAATGAAAGTTAAAAAGATTCCTATGAGAATGTGTAATGGATGCATGGAAATGAAACCAAAAAAAGAATTGATTAGAATCGTTAAATCTCCAGAAGGTGATGTTTCAGTAGATCTTACTGGAAAGAAAGCTGGTAGAGGTGCTTATATATGCAAAGACTTTGAATGTCTTGAAAAAGCATATAAGTCTAGACGACTTAATAAGAACTTACAAAATGAGATAAGTAACGATGTCTATGAAAAGCTAAAGGATGAAATAAATAATGATAAATAAATTTTTTCAATTCTTAGGTTTGTCAAAAAGAGCTGGAAAATTACTTGAAGGATATAACAAGTGTAATGATGCATTAAATAAAAGAGAAATCTTTTTATTTATTCTATCTCTTGATATATCGGAAAGAACTAAAAAGCTTTTTATAACTTATTGTGAAAAAAATAATATTCCCTATATACTAGATTTTTATAAAGAAGATCTTGGGAGTGCAATTGGTCGTGCAGAAGTTAATATAATTGGAGTTACAGATGATAATATCTCAAAGAAGCTATTATCACTATATGAAGAAAATAAACAAATTTAACCAAAATATTCGGGGGTGAATATATGTCTAAAATTAGAGTATATGAATTAGCAAAAGAATTAGGTGTTTCAAGTAAAGACTTAATTACTTTGTTAGAAGAAGAATTTTCAATAATTGTAAAGAATCACATGAGTGTTATAGAGGATGAAGATGCTGAACTTATAAAAGAACTTTTATCAGGAAGCTCAAAATCCGAATTAACTTCTGATTCTTCTGAACCAAAAACTATTGTAGACGAATATGAAGATATGGTTGCTGAAGAAGTAAACAATCAATCGAAGAAGAAGAAAAAAGGTAAAGGCAAGAAAAATGAAGAGGATTCTGAAAATGGTGAATCTGCTGGTAGCGATAAAATTATTGAAATAGGCGATAGTATCACTGTTAAGGATCTTGCTGATAAACTTAATAAACCAAGTACAGAAGTTATAAGAACTTTAATGTTCTCTGGTGTAATGGCTGCACTTAATCAAGAAATAGATTTTGAAACTGCTGAAAAGGTAGCTGAAAAATTTGAAATTATGGTAGAAAGAAAATCTGATGATCTTACTTTAGAAAAAGTTGAAGAAGAAGTTGAAGAATCAGAAGAGAATCTTAAGAAAAGACCTCCTATTATAACTGTAATGGGACACGTTGACCACGGTAAAACTTCTTTACTTGATGCAATAAGAAAATCAAGTGTAACAGAAAGAGAAGCTGGTGGTATTACACAACATATAGGTGCTTATACAGTTACAGTTAATGGAGAAAAAATAACATTCTTAGATACTCCAGGCCACGAAGCATTTACTGCTATGCGTGCTAGAGGTGCACAAATTACTGATATAGTAATTCTAGTTGTTGCTGCAGATGATGGAATAATGCCTCAAACTAAAGAAGCTATTAATCACTGTAAAGCTGCTGGAGTTCCTATGATAGTTGCTATAAACAAAATGGATAGACCTGGTGCTAACCCAGATAGAGTTAAACAAGAATTAACAGAACATGGATTAGTAGCGGAAGACTGGGGTGGAGATACTATATGTGTAAATGTTTCTGCCAAAACTCATGAAAACCTTGATACCTTATTAGAAATGGTACTTCTTACTGCTGAAATGCAAGAATTAACTGCAAATCCTGATAGAAGAGCTAAAGGAACAGTTGTAGAAGCTGAGCTTGATAAAGGTAGAGGAGCTGTTGCTACTTTATTAGTTCAAAATGGTACATTACATGTAGGAGATTCTATTATTGTTGGTTCAACATACGGAAGAATCAGAGCTATGTTTGATGATAAAGGTAAGAAGATAAAGTCAGCTGGACCTTCAATCCCAGTTGAGATACTTGGTCTTTCAGAAGTTCCTGCAGCAGGTGATAGATTTAACGTTGTTAAAGATGAAAAGACTGCTAGAACTATGGCTGAATCAAGAAAAGAAAAAGTTAGAGATGAACAACTTAATTCAAACCATAGAGTTTCATTAGAAGATTTATATTCTCAAATAAAAGAAGGTAAGATAAAAGAACTTCCAGTAGTTGTAAAAGCTGATGTTCAAGGTTCAGTAGAAGCTATTAAATCTTCACTTGAAAAACTTTCTACAGATGATGTAAAAGTTAGAGTTATTCACGGTGGAGTTGGAGCTATTACTGAAACTGATGTAACTCTAGCTGCAGCATCAAATGCAATAATTATAGGATTCAACGTTAGACCTGATACTAATGCAAGTATTGTTGCTGATAAAGAATCTGTAGATATGAAAACTTATAGAATAATCTATGAAGCAATAGAAGATATTAAATCTGCTATGATTGGAATGCTTGATCCAGATTACAAGGAAGTTGTATTAGGTAAGGCAGAAGTTAGAATGACATATAAAATCTCTAATGTTGGTACTATAGCTGGTTCTTATGTACTTGATGGTAAGTTAGTAAGAAACTCTGATGTAAGAATAATAAGAGATGGAATCGTAATTTTTGAATCTACTTTAGGTTCTTTAAAGAGATTCAAAGATGATGTTAAAGAAGTTAATGCTGGATATGAATGTGGTATTACAGTTGAAAAATTCAATGACATTAAAGAAGGAGATATTGTAGAAGCATTTACAGTAGAAGCAATAAAGAGAAAAGAACTATAAAGAGGTGATTTTATGGCTAATTACAGAGGCGGAAGAATTAATGAAGAAGTTAAAAAAATTATTTCTTCCCTAATTCAATACGAGATTAAAGACCCTAGAATGTCAGCCATGGTTTCAGTTACAGATGTTAATGTAACAAAGGATTTAAGATATGCTAAAGTTTTCGTTTCAATCTTTACGAATAATGAAGAGGAAAAGAAAGCAACGTTGCAAGCACTAAAGAGTGCAAGTGGTTTTATTAGAAGAGAGTTAGGACATAAAATAAATCTAAGATATACTCCTGAAGTTTTATTTGAAGAAGATTCCTCAATATCTAATGGTATGTATATCGATTCTTTAATTGAAAAGATTAAGGAGAAATAATCATGGATGAAGTAATAAAAAAAATAAATGAATCCTTAAATATAGGCATAACTTATCATATTTCACCAGATGGTGACGCATTAGGAAGTGCATTAGCATTACTAATGGGACTTAAGAAATATGGAAAAAATGCATATATAATTTCAAAAGACATAGTTTCAGATGACATGGGATATTTACCATGTTCATCTGAAGTTAATGGCTTTCAAGTAACACCTAAGGAAGATACAGACTTAGTAATAGTTGTAGATTGCGGTAATTTAGAAAGAATTTCAGCAGATTTAGGTAATTACTCTGGTACTATAATAAACATAGACCATCATTTGTCAAATGATGAATATGGCACTATAAATTATATAGATGTAAATGCTGCAGCAACTGCTGAGATAATATATTCCCTTTTAAAGACTATGAATATAATTATAAATAAAGATATAGCTACATGTTTATATACTTCCCTGGTTACTGATACAGGTTCATTTAGATTTTCAAATGTTACTAAGAGAAGTCATGAAATAGCTGGTGAGTTAATTGAGCTAGGCATTGATAACTCCTCAATACATTCTGAAATATTTGACAATAAACCATTAAATAGCCTTAAAATTCTTGGAGAAATACTAAAGAATATTAAAGTGTATTTTGATGGGAAAGTTTCTTATCTTGAGTTAACAAAGGATATTTGTGATGACTGCGAAGATGTATCAGATGTTGTTAATTTCGGACTTAAAATAAAAGGTGTAGAAGTTGCAGTTTTTATTAAGGAAATAAAAGACGGCGTCAAAGTTAGCTTAAGAAGTAAACATGATTTTGATGTAAGAAAAGTAGCTGAAGTTTTCGGCG is a window encoding:
- the infB gene encoding translation initiation factor IF-2; protein product: MSKIRVYELAKELGVSSKDLITLLEEEFSIIVKNHMSVIEDEDAELIKELLSGSSKSELTSDSSEPKTIVDEYEDMVAEEVNNQSKKKKKGKGKKNEEDSENGESAGSDKIIEIGDSITVKDLADKLNKPSTEVIRTLMFSGVMAALNQEIDFETAEKVAEKFEIMVERKSDDLTLEKVEEEVEESEENLKKRPPIITVMGHVDHGKTSLLDAIRKSSVTEREAGGITQHIGAYTVTVNGEKITFLDTPGHEAFTAMRARGAQITDIVILVVAADDGIMPQTKEAINHCKAAGVPMIVAINKMDRPGANPDRVKQELTEHGLVAEDWGGDTICVNVSAKTHENLDTLLEMVLLTAEMQELTANPDRRAKGTVVEAELDKGRGAVATLLVQNGTLHVGDSIIVGSTYGRIRAMFDDKGKKIKSAGPSIPVEILGLSEVPAAGDRFNVVKDEKTARTMAESRKEKVRDEQLNSNHRVSLEDLYSQIKEGKIKELPVVVKADVQGSVEAIKSSLEKLSTDDVKVRVIHGGVGAITETDVTLAAASNAIIIGFNVRPDTNASIVADKESVDMKTYRIIYEAIEDIKSAMIGMLDPDYKEVVLGKAEVRMTYKISNVGTIAGSYVLDGKLVRNSDVRIIRDGIVIFESTLGSLKRFKDDVKEVNAGYECGITVEKFNDIKEGDIVEAFTVEAIKRKEL
- the rbfA gene encoding 30S ribosome-binding factor RbfA, with the protein product MANYRGGRINEEVKKIISSLIQYEIKDPRMSAMVSVTDVNVTKDLRYAKVFVSIFTNNEEEKKATLQALKSASGFIRRELGHKINLRYTPEVLFEEDSSISNGMYIDSLIEKIKEK
- a CDS encoding DHH family phosphoesterase; amino-acid sequence: MIMDEVIKKINESLNIGITYHISPDGDALGSALALLMGLKKYGKNAYIISKDIVSDDMGYLPCSSEVNGFQVTPKEDTDLVIVVDCGNLERISADLGNYSGTIINIDHHLSNDEYGTINYIDVNAAATAEIIYSLLKTMNIIINKDIATCLYTSLVTDTGSFRFSNVTKRSHEIAGELIELGIDNSSIHSEIFDNKPLNSLKILGEILKNIKVYFDGKVSYLELTKDICDDCEDVSDVVNFGLKIKGVEVAVFIKEIKDGVKVSLRSKHDFDVRKVAEVFGGGGHTKASGITFRNKTIQDVKELILTSIENELV